A window of Anaerolineae bacterium genomic DNA:
TCAAGCGCATCGGCACCGCCGCCCGTCGGGAGATCGAACATTTCCTCGGGCACCAGGTGTACCTGGAATTATGGGTAAAAGTGCGCAAAAAGTGGCGGCAGGACGAACGGCAGTTGCGCTATTTCGGCTACAAAATGCCCTGAAAATGTCCGCCCCTAGAAAGGCTGTTAGATGAAACGTCGTCCGAATGTGATTCTGGTAGTGCTGGACACCCAACGAGTGGATCGGCTGTCCTGCTACGGCTACACGCGTGAGACCAGCCCATCTTTGGACCAGTTTGCGGAGCGCGCCACGCTGTTCGAGCAGGCCATATCGCCGGCGCAGTGGACCATCCCCGCCCATGTGTCCATGTTTACCGGCCAGTATCCCCTCCTGCACCAGACGGTGCAGTCCGACCGGGCCATCCCGCCCACCCTGCCCACCATCACCGAGATCCTGCGGGACCACGGCTATCTCACCTTCGCTTTCTGCAACAACCCGCTGGTGGGGGTGCTGAACAACGGCATTCAGCGGGGGTTTGACCGCTTCTATAACTACGCCAGCTTTGTGCCGGATGTGGTGCCGGCGCCCAAAGTCGCGCCCAACCCGGTGGCACGGGGCGTTGAGGCCGTGCGCAGAGGCATTGCCCAGGCAGTGCACGCCATCGAGCGGCAGTTCGGCAAGTCGGAGCGCCTGCTGGCCCTCTCGCAGGAGTCCTTCTTCGTGCCCTTCTGGTCGCGGCTGGGCAACTTCAAGGGGGATGTGATCCGCTCCATGCGCGATGTGGAGCGCTATGTGCGCGCCTTTTACCCCGACTCAGACGAGACCCCCTTCTTCATGTTCATCAACCTGATGGAGACGCACCTGCCTTATTGGCCGGCGCTGCCCTTCGTGCGCAAGTATGCCCAGTGGGTCAGCCGGGACAAAGAGGCGCGGCGCTTTATCAGCCGCTTCAACACGCAGGCCTACCGCTGGGCCACCCCCATCGTCCAGCCCCTCAGCGACATGGAACTGGCCGCCATCCAGGCCATGTACGACGCCGAGGTCGCCTTCCAAGACCATCATCTCGGCCGGCTGTTCGATACCCTCAACGACCTGCACGCCTGGGACGATACCCTGGTCATCGTGGTGGCGGACCATGGAGAGGGGTTCGGCGAGCACCACTACATGGGCCACGCCTTCACCCTGTTCCAGGAAGTGGTGCACGTGCCGCTGGTGGTGCACTTCCCAGGCGGGGAATTCGCCGGCCGGCGCATCGCCGAACCGGTCTCCACCCGCCGCATCTTCCACACCATCCTGGAGCATGCCGGCATCCCCTCCGAGGACCCGCTGGGCACCGCCGAGGAGCTGAGCCTGCGCTCCACGGTACGGGGGCGCACGCCGGCCCGCGAGCGGGTCATCTCCGAGGCCTATTCCCCCACCAACTTCGTCAGCGTCATCGAGCGCCGTGATCCGGAGATATTGGAGCCGTACAAGTGCCTGTCCCTGTGGCGCGCCCTCTATGCCGGCTATGACAAGCTCATTGCCGTGGACGACGCCCCGGATGGACTGTATGACCTCCGCACCGATCCGCTGGAGCGCCGCAACCTTATCCAGACGTCCCCCAAGGCCAGCCGGCTCTTCGACGAACTGCACCGCTTCACCGAAGAACAGGAACATTTCGCCTTTGAGGCGGCCCATGCTGGCACGTACCGGGCGGAAGAGGAAGAGGAGATCCGCCGGCGGCTGCGCGGCCTGGGGTATATGGATTGAGCGCCGGCCCGCCGGCGTCTCTCGAAAGGAGGACCAGCATGTATCTTCTGCTGGTAGTGCTGGAGGATGTGGACATCCTCCCGAAACTATTAGATCGCTGGCACGCCATCGGCATCCCAGGCACCACCATCGTGCGCAGTATGGGGGGCTATCACGCCATTTCCTGGCTGGAGCGCCTGGGCCTGACTGTGCTGGGCAGGGAGGTCGAAGAGGAGACACAACAGCGTCTTCTCATCTCCGTGATCCCCGACGAAGAACTGCTGGAACAGGCCATTGCCGAAGCGGAGCAGTTGGTCGGGAGCTTTGACCGTCCCCACAGCGGCATCCTCTTTGTCCTGCCGGTACTGCGCACGCTGGGCGTGCATAAGCGCCGGCCGCCCTCCCCGGAGGAGCTGGCGGCCACCGCGCCGGCGCCCCCGCCGACGGCAGAGCGGGAGCGCATCCGCTGTATCCCGATCTCCCAGGTGCTCTCCATGCGCCCGATTCAGCCGGCCATCGTCCACCCCGATGATTCCCTGATGAGCGTGGCGCAGGAGATGATCCGCCATCCGGATGCGCGCCTGGCCTGTGTGGTCAATGAGGAAGGCCGGCTCATCGGCATCATCCGCGCCCAGCTCCTGGCCAGCGAACTGCTGATGCACATCATGCCGGAGGAATTCCTCCAGCAAATGTCGGAGCTGGAAGAGGCGCTGGAATATGCCTCGCTGTTCAAGGCCCGCAGTGCCGGCGACCTGATGGAGGAGCCAGTCTTCGTCCATGCCGGCGATCCCCTCCGAGAAGCCTTTGCCAAACTGCACAAGCACAAACTGCCCGGCCTGCCGGTCGTGGACCAGACCCGCCATGTCATCGGCTATGTGGACACCCTGAATATGCTCGCCCTGGTTACCGCCGGCGAACTGCCCCCCTGCTCCGAGAAGCGCCCATGACCTTCCCCGCCATCTTCACCGCCGTCATATTTGTCCTGGCATATGCCATCATTGCGACCGAGAGGCTCCACCGCACGGTCGTGGCGCTGGCCGGCGGCATGCTCCTGATCCTCGCCGGCATCCTCTCCCAGGAAGAGGCGTTCTCCGCCATTGACTTCAACGTCATCTTCCTGCTGGTCGGAATGATGGTCATCGCCGATATCATGAGTGAGACCGGCGTGTTTCAGTGGATCGCCGTGCAGTCGGTGAACGCCGGCCGCGGCCGGCCGCTTCTCATCATGGCGATGCTGTGCCTGGTCACCGCCGGCGCCTCCGCCATCCTGGACAACGTCACCATTGTGGTGCTCATCGCGCCCATCACGCTGTTCATCGCCTCCGCCCTGCACGTCAGCCCTATCCCGTTCCTCGTGGCGGAGATTATGTCGTCGAACATCGGCGGCGCGGCGACCATTATCGGCGACCCGCCCAACATCCTGGTGGCGAGCGCGGCCAACCTGGACTTCCTGACCTTCGTCGGCAACATGCTCCCCATCACCCTAGTGTGTCTGGGAACGCTTATCGGCATATTGGCTCTGGAGATCCGACGCGAGATTGACCCCACCCCGGTCGTCTCCCACCTCGATGCCAGCGGCCTTATCACCGACCGACGCTTACTGCGTCAATCCCTTGTCGTCATGGGCCTGGTGCTGGTCGGGTTCATCTTCCATGGTATGTTGGGGCTGGAGCCGGCTACCATCGCCATGGCCGGCGCCTCTCTGCTCCTCATTATCACCCGCCGAGACCCCTTTGAACACCTGCGCGAGGTGGAATGGACCACGCTCTTCTTTTTCATCGGCCTGTTCATCATGGTGGAGGCCATGGTCAAGACCGGCATCATCACTGCCATTGCCGGCGCTGTCCTGAATATCACCAAGGGAAACCTGCGGCTGACCGCCAATCTCCTGCTGTGGTTTTCCGCCCTGTTCTCCGGCATCGTGGACAATATCCCCTACACAGCCACTCTGATCCCTCTGGTACAGCAGTTGGGGAAGGTCATGCCGGCGGGGCCGCTGTGGTGGGCGCTGGTTATGGGGGCAGACTTCGGGGGAAACCTGACGCTGGTGGGGGCTTCGGCCAATTTGGTGGTGGCGACCGTCGCCCAGCGAGCCGGCTATCCCATTTCCTTTAAACGCTACCTCTCATACAGTCTGATCAGCACGCTGGCGGTGCTGTTGCTCTCCACGCTGTACCTCTGGCTGCGCTATTTGCTCTGACAGCACTGCGGCGGGCAAACGGGCAGGCGAATCGCGAAACAGCTCCCCTCACCCAGCCGGCTCTCCACTCGAATGTAGCCGCCGGCGCCTTCTACGGCGCGCCGCACCAGCGTCAGGCCAAGGCCGAGGCCGGCATAACGCCGTTCCACCCGGTCGTCCGCTTGGTGGAACGGGTCGAACAGCCGCTCCAGCTCGGCCGGCGAGATGCCAATGCCGCGGTCACGGACCTGCACCTCCACCCAACCGCCGAACGCATCGCGCAGTACCTCCACCCGGATGGTCACCGGCTGGTCCGCCGGCGAGAACTTCACCGCATTATCCACCAGGTGCCACAGCACCCGCTGGAGCAGTTTGCTGTCAAAGACTACCTCTGGGACCGAGCGTTCTCCCTCCAGACAAAACGCAACCCGGCCGCCGTAGCGTCGTTGAATGAGCTGAATGACCATCTGGATGACACCCCACACCTCAGTGCAGGAGAAGGGGGTCTGCGCTCCCCACATCGGGAGGGTGTTGTACATGTGAAGGTCATCCAACAGATTCTGCAGGTGCAGGGCCTGTTCGCGGGCGCTCTGCAGGCAGTGCTCCCATGTGGCCTGGGGGACGTCGCTGGTCATCAGCAGGTACTGGACGAAGCCAAGCACACCTGCAAGCGGTGTGCGCAGTTCATGGTGGAGGTTGTGCAGGGCCTCATAGCGCCAGCGTTCCAGGTACTGCTGGCGGGAGGCGTCGCGCCCGATCACCAGATAGCGCCGGCCGGCCTCCAGCGGGAAGACACGCACCATCAGATGCACCGGCCGCCCCGCCCCGGTGTCAACCTCCAGGATGAACGGCCCCCGGTCTCCCGCCCGAGCACGCGCCAGGATAATAGGGGCGAACGGGAAGGGGTCAGGGAGCTGGTCCTCTGGCGGAGAGGGGAAATATGCCGGCGCTGTCTCCCGCACATGCCTCATCCCCGGGGAGCGGCTGATGCGGGACAGCTCCCGGCCGGCGCGGTTGGCCAGCTCCACCTGTCCCTCCGCGTTGAGGATGAAGATGATCTCGGAAGTATGGTCCAATAAGGAGCGCAGGTAGAGGCTCTGCTGGCGGTAGCCTTCCAGCAGGCGCACCCGGTCGATGCCGGCGGCCATGTGGTCGGCGAACGCCGTGACAAGCTGGACGTCCTGTGCATCGAAGGCGGCCGCCGGCCGGCGGTACACAGTGAAAACCCCGAAGGCCCCGCTGTCCGTCCGCAGTGGCACGCACAGCGCGGAGCGGTAGGGGGATATGCGTGCGTTCTGCCGGCGGTACAGCCGC
This region includes:
- a CDS encoding GAF domain-containing protein, whose translation is MGEILQRVLGCAVEFLHAERGVIVAVDLGAGVMTIREILGPHRPDYLGQTRPLAGTLSEWVARRREVVCIPDTTVSGWYDPYIAGWLTGVPPHSILALPLQRGEQVIGVLLCLDKSKGTFGPEDVELARAICDWAAVALENADLYASVRSMEERWRRVAVGLGSAIAWEQSEESIYDAVLDLSLEALDIDACAVEILSPDGETLECRASRNLPQPLEPRCAPVGLCISGKALLRNEPVLIHDIPSDERLYRRQNARISPYRSALCVPLRTDSGAFGVFTVYRRPAAAFDAQDVQLVTAFADHMAAGIDRVRLLEGYRQQSLYLRSLLDHTSEIIFILNAEGQVELANRAGRELSRISRSPGMRHVRETAPAYFPSPPEDQLPDPFPFAPIILARARAGDRGPFILEVDTGAGRPVHLMVRVFPLEAGRRYLVIGRDASRQQYLERWRYEALHNLHHELRTPLAGVLGFVQYLLMTSDVPQATWEHCLQSAREQALHLQNLLDDLHMYNTLPMWGAQTPFSCTEVWGVIQMVIQLIQRRYGGRVAFCLEGERSVPEVVFDSKLLQRVLWHLVDNAVKFSPADQPVTIRVEVLRDAFGGWVEVQVRDRGIGISPAELERLFDPFHQADDRVERRYAGLGLGLTLVRRAVEGAGGYIRVESRLGEGSCFAIRLPVCPPQCCQSK
- a CDS encoding CBS domain-containing protein — protein: MYLLLVVLEDVDILPKLLDRWHAIGIPGTTIVRSMGGYHAISWLERLGLTVLGREVEEETQQRLLISVIPDEELLEQAIAEAEQLVGSFDRPHSGILFVLPVLRTLGVHKRRPPSPEELAATAPAPPPTAERERIRCIPISQVLSMRPIQPAIVHPDDSLMSVAQEMIRHPDARLACVVNEEGRLIGIIRAQLLASELLMHIMPEEFLQQMSELEEALEYASLFKARSAGDLMEEPVFVHAGDPLREAFAKLHKHKLPGLPVVDQTRHVIGYVDTLNMLALVTAGELPPCSEKRP
- a CDS encoding sulfatase-like hydrolase/transferase, with protein sequence MKRRPNVILVVLDTQRVDRLSCYGYTRETSPSLDQFAERATLFEQAISPAQWTIPAHVSMFTGQYPLLHQTVQSDRAIPPTLPTITEILRDHGYLTFAFCNNPLVGVLNNGIQRGFDRFYNYASFVPDVVPAPKVAPNPVARGVEAVRRGIAQAVHAIERQFGKSERLLALSQESFFVPFWSRLGNFKGDVIRSMRDVERYVRAFYPDSDETPFFMFINLMETHLPYWPALPFVRKYAQWVSRDKEARRFISRFNTQAYRWATPIVQPLSDMELAAIQAMYDAEVAFQDHHLGRLFDTLNDLHAWDDTLVIVVADHGEGFGEHHYMGHAFTLFQEVVHVPLVVHFPGGEFAGRRIAEPVSTRRIFHTILEHAGIPSEDPLGTAEELSLRSTVRGRTPARERVISEAYSPTNFVSVIERRDPEILEPYKCLSLWRALYAGYDKLIAVDDAPDGLYDLRTDPLERRNLIQTSPKASRLFDELHRFTEEQEHFAFEAAHAGTYRAEEEEEIRRRLRGLGYMD
- a CDS encoding ArsB/NhaD family transporter, with translation MTFPAIFTAVIFVLAYAIIATERLHRTVVALAGGMLLILAGILSQEEAFSAIDFNVIFLLVGMMVIADIMSETGVFQWIAVQSVNAGRGRPLLIMAMLCLVTAGASAILDNVTIVVLIAPITLFIASALHVSPIPFLVAEIMSSNIGGAATIIGDPPNILVASAANLDFLTFVGNMLPITLVCLGTLIGILALEIRREIDPTPVVSHLDASGLITDRRLLRQSLVVMGLVLVGFIFHGMLGLEPATIAMAGASLLLIITRRDPFEHLREVEWTTLFFFIGLFIMVEAMVKTGIITAIAGAVLNITKGNLRLTANLLLWFSALFSGIVDNIPYTATLIPLVQQLGKVMPAGPLWWALVMGADFGGNLTLVGASANLVVATVAQRAGYPISFKRYLSYSLISTLAVLLLSTLYLWLRYLL